The sequence CGGCTCTCCAACAAAATCTTATTAGCGGGGAGCCGCTTTTGCTAACCTAAAGCAATATAGGGAAACTTATAGTATTGACATAGCTATAGTTAATTTTCACTTTCTCGCATTTTCTTGTGATATAAAGCACCAAAATCAATTGGATCAATCATCAATGGCTGGAACCCTCCATCCTGCGTTACATCCGAAATAATTTTTCTGGCAAATGGGAAAATCATTGCTGGACAGTGAATTGCTAATATCATCTGGTGTTGATCTTTCGCTATATTAATCAGGTTAAAAACCCCTGCATATTTTAGGTCTACTATAAATAGCTTATGTTTTTCACTCATTGCTTTAGCTTCTATACTTAATTCTACCTCATAAAAGTTTTCTTCAGGTAAATTAGAAATATTAAGGTCTAGGAACAAATCAATTTGTGGATTACGTTCCAAAGATACTAAAGATTTTGGAGCATCTGGATTTTCAAAAGATAAATCCTTTATGTATTGGGCGTTAATAGCGATATGTGGCATCTCTTGTTGATTAGAGTTCATAACAAATAGTCCTTTTATATTAAAATTTTTAAGTTATTGGCAAGGTAACACCTTGCTGTTTCATATATTTCCCATGACGATCAGCATAAGATGTATTACAAATTTGATCGCCTTTTAAAAATAAAAATTGACACGCTCCTTCATTAGCATAAATTTTTGCCGGTAATGGAGTAGTATTAGAAAATTCTAATGTTACATGTCCTTCCCATTCAGGTTCTAATGGTGTTACGTTAACAATTATACCGCATCTTGCATAGGTTGATTTACCAACACAAATAACTAATACATCTCTTGGAATCTTAAAATATTCAATTGTTCTTGCTAAAGCAAAACTGTTTGGTGGAATAATACAAACATCAACCTCTCTATCTACCAAGCTGCATTCAGTGAAATTCTTGGGATCAACTATTGCCGAATTGATATTAGTAAATATTTTGAATTCTTTTGAGACTCTTGCATCATAACCATACGACGATAAACCATAAGAAATAATCCTCTCTGAGTTATTTAATTTAACTTGTGTATCAGTAAAAGGTGTAATCATATCATGGTTTACACACATTTTTCTTATCCAATTATCAGACATAATGGTCATATATAATTACACATAATTATGGTTAAGTTTCCGAATATAGTCAATTCAGGAGAATTTGGGGCTAGGAACGATGGAGCGACGCCTATAAGTAATAGGCGAGCGACGAGTGACGACGTCCCCAACTTCTCATCAATTGACTATAAATCTAAATAATATAGTAAAAAGTTAGAAGCACTAAGTGTTTTTAGAATATTTTTTTTTAAAAATTTCAGCCATAGTAAATTAGCAAGACCAGTACTCGGACTCAAGATTATTTACAATGGCTGTAATATAAGGTTATCATTTTTCTTTAAATGCTCTGAACATAGTGTCAGTAATAGGATCAAGTAGATATCTTAGAAGAGTTCTTGTGCCAGTGACAATTTGAACTTCCACCTGCATGCCAGGATGGAGTTCTAACTTTCTAGCTTTTGCAATCTTATTAAATTCCTCCATATCAATCTCAATTATAGCAACGTAAAAAGTCTCTGGAGTTTGTTGTGCTTGAGTTCTGTCTTGGACAGTGTCAGGAGATATTCTAACGACTTTACCAGTAAATAATGGTGTTGTTCTAGATTTAAAAGCACTAAAGCGAATCTTTGCTAACAAACCTTCATGTACTGAATCTATGTTTTTTTGTGGAACTTTTGCCTCTATTATCAAAGTATCATTAGTTGGAGAAATTTCTACAATCGGAGTAGTGTTGTTAGGAATTACTCCGCCTATTGTATGAAAGTGCAATACATTGATAATACCATCAACAGGAGACGTAATAACTGTACGACTTAATGAGTCCTTATAAGCAGTAAACTGCTCTTTTAGATGAGATACTTGTCCTTGAGCATCTTTTAATTCAGTCAGAGTATCCTTTGTATATTTATTCTGTAGGTTAATAATACTAATCTCACACTCTATAATAGTATGTTTAGTAGCCGCAATGTCACTTTCTGTCATAGCTATTTCACTTTTAAAGTTAGCTTCCTTAGCTTCAATTTCCAATAAAGCAGCTTTATTAGAAAAACCTTTATCATGTAATGTATTTATTGCTTTTAAACGATCCCTAATAACTTCTAGACTTTTGACATTGGCAATCTTTCTAGCTTGCATACCTTCAATTTTTTTATTTAATTGCTCGATCTTTTGATGCAAAGCATTTTTCTCACTTTTATACATTTCCTTTTTGGAATAAAATAAGCTTTCTTGAGTATGTATAACCCTTGCTACTTCAGGTAGATCCATGGCATCTGTTAATAATTTGGGAAACTCAATTTTGTCTTGATTATCTCTCTCAGCCATCAAGCGACTTTCTGCTGCTAAAGCGTGCCTATATTGGCTTAAAGTAATTTCGTACTGCGATTTAATTTTTGTATCTTCCAACTTTATTAATTTATCACCCGCCTTGACTTTATCGCCTTGTTTAACAAAAATATTAGCTATAATTCCACCCTCCTGGTGATTAATTATTTGCTTATTACTATATGTTACCAGAACGCCCGATGCCCCAGCCGCACTATCAAGAGGAGCAAAACTTCCCCATATTCCTCCAACTAACACAAAGCAGATTATTATAGCTACTCCAAAGAGAATTGGAGCTCTAGCAGTTTGTACTACATCATTGCGATCAACATCATTATTTTTGGTAACAAAATTAACAAAACGATCAAGATAATATAATGTATTCTGAATTGTCTTAGAAATACCTACTACTATCTTTTGTGATAGAACACCCCCCTTTGTTTTTTTCGAGTGTATCAAATCATTTTGTAGCGATAAGAGCTGTTTAAGTTGCTCTGCTGTAAATGTCGGCTTATTAGTTGGCTTTTCTTCCATAATACTTAAAACTTTATTCGTTAATGTGAATTGCACCGTTTTGTAACAGTTTAACTCGATTTTGCAGCTCTTCTTGAGTACCATAAAGAGCTACGGCTCCATCTTGTAATACCAATATCTTATCTACCACTGATAATACAGAAGGTCTATGAGAGATAACAACTACAGCAATACCCCTAGCTTTTGCTTGCTTTAAAGAATTTGATAAGGCTATTTCACCCGCCTCATCAAGATTAGCATTGGGCTCGTCTAAAATAATTAATTTAGGATTACCATAAAATGCTCTAGCAAGACCAACACGTTGTTTTTGTCCACCAGAGAGATTAGAGCCAGCTGTTCCAATATCCGAATCATAACCATCTGGTAATCTTAAGACCATTTCATGAGCTCCAGCAATTTTAGCTGCCTCAATTACTTTTTCTGGATCAGCATTTTCAGCCATCCTAGCTATATTCTGTTTTATGCTACCACTAAATAATTCTATCCCTTGTGGCAAATATCCTACATGCTTACCAAAATCTTCTCTATTCCAGCGATAAATTTCCCCGCTATCAAGTCTAACAGTTCCTGATGCGGCTTTCCATACCCCAACTAGAACTTTAGCTAAAGTTGACTTACCTGCAGCAGAAGGTCCGATAACTGCTAATACTTCTCCAGGCTGAACAGCAAAAGATACACCCTTTAAAATATATCTTGGTACTGGAGGTTGTGGCATATATGGAGGGACTGGAAATGAATAATAAATATTTTCTACAGTTAAATGTCCTTCAACATTTGGAATTGGCATTGCTTCTTCTCTTGATTTATAAGAAGCAAATAACTGATTGATATTTTTATAAGATTTTATGGCACTACTCATACTTTTCCATAACTCAATAGCATTATCGAAAGGAGCTAGAGCCCTCCCAACTATAATAGAACTCATAATCATACCACCAGTAGTCATATCTCTTCCTGAAGTACTAACAACCACATAAGCACCAATACCAGTTACAAGCATTTGCATAATATTACGAATAAATCTGGAAAAGTTAGAGATAGCACCATTACGATAACTAGCAACGGATTGTTTCTCCAAAGCAGCAATATTAAATTGATGCCAATTTGCCGTGACATTTTTCATCATCCCCATAGCTTCTACAACTTCTGAATTCCTATTAGCAATATCAGCTTGGGTCATACCCTTTATCGAGAATTCAGTAGCCTCACCAAGAGTTCTATTAGTTGCGGCAGCATTAAAGAAAGCTGTAGATACGATAATAATAGCACCAACTAATGTTAAAATCCCAATATATGGGTGAATTAAGAAAATTACTACTATATAGACAACACTCCAAGGGGCATCAAATAAAGTATTAATACCAGTACTAGTTACAAAAGTTTTTATTGTTTGAAAATCACGAAGTAATTGGCTAGCACCAGTATTAGTACGAGTTGCAGCAGCTGAAATAGAGTGACCAAAAATTACAGGAGCAACTGTTTTGTCCAGCCATTCCCCAACTTTAATTAAAGTGAATGATCTAGCAATTTGTAATAACCCATAAATAAAATAGATTGTACCAATAATAATGGACAACCACATTAATGTCCATATGTTACCACTTCCTATAACTCGATCAAGAACTTGTAATGAATAAAGAGGGGTTATCAACATTAATAAGTTAATAACAAACGCGAAACCAAAAACTATCCAAAAAGCAATCTTGCACTTTTCAAGAGCACTATTTAGAGGGTTTGCTACTTGAGTTGCTAATGCACTATTATTTTTCATATTACCATTATTATATCATATTATTTTACTATATAGTTAGTAAAAATTATATTTTTTGCAATATTTACTAAACTCAAATTATATATACAATAAATAATATATACAACTTCTTTATTAAACTTAGGCTCTGTCAAAAAAATTTAGATGACTATTTCTATCTAACAAATCTTTATCTTGACAATTAAAACAGCCCCATACTTTACTAAATAAAGTATATGTTGAATAGTTAATATATCAATTTTTTTTAGGATTTCAACTATCTCAGTACATAAATTAAAAATTGCCTGAAAATCTAGGAGATTGCTCGAAGGAAATTTGAATATATCCGAGTCACAACATCTATCTTTAAACGTAAAGTTTATCATTCCCGCATAGGCGGGAATCTTTAGACCCCACAACTG comes from Candidatus Tisiphia endosymbiont of Sialis lutaria and encodes:
- a CDS encoding palindromic element RPE2 domain-containing protein, with amino-acid sequence MVKFPNIVNSGEFGARNDGATPISNRRATSDDVPNFSSIDYKSK
- the dcd gene encoding dCTP deaminase; translation: MTIMSDNWIRKMCVNHDMITPFTDTQVKLNNSERIISYGLSSYGYDARVSKEFKIFTNINSAIVDPKNFTECSLVDREVDVCIIPPNSFALARTIEYFKIPRDVLVICVGKSTYARCGIIVNVTPLEPEWEGHVTLEFSNTTPLPAKIYANEGACQFLFLKGDQICNTSYADRHGKYMKQQGVTLPIT
- a CDS encoding HlyD family type I secretion periplasmic adaptor subunit, which translates into the protein MEEKPTNKPTFTAEQLKQLLSLQNDLIHSKKTKGGVLSQKIVVGISKTIQNTLYYLDRFVNFVTKNNDVDRNDVVQTARAPILFGVAIIICFVLVGGIWGSFAPLDSAAGASGVLVTYSNKQIINHQEGGIIANIFVKQGDKVKAGDKLIKLEDTKIKSQYEITLSQYRHALAAESRLMAERDNQDKIEFPKLLTDAMDLPEVARVIHTQESLFYSKKEMYKSEKNALHQKIEQLNKKIEGMQARKIANVKSLEVIRDRLKAINTLHDKGFSNKAALLEIEAKEANFKSEIAMTESDIAATKHTIIECEISIINLQNKYTKDTLTELKDAQGQVSHLKEQFTAYKDSLSRTVITSPVDGIINVLHFHTIGGVIPNNTTPIVEISPTNDTLIIEAKVPQKNIDSVHEGLLAKIRFSAFKSRTTPLFTGKVVRISPDTVQDRTQAQQTPETFYVAIIEIDMEEFNKIAKARKLELHPGMQVEVQIVTGTRTLLRYLLDPITDTMFRAFKEK
- a CDS encoding type I secretion system permease/ATPase, with the translated sequence MKNNSALATQVANPLNSALEKCKIAFWIVFGFAFVINLLMLITPLYSLQVLDRVIGSGNIWTLMWLSIIIGTIYFIYGLLQIARSFTLIKVGEWLDKTVAPVIFGHSISAAATRTNTGASQLLRDFQTIKTFVTSTGINTLFDAPWSVVYIVVIFLIHPYIGILTLVGAIIIVSTAFFNAAATNRTLGEATEFSIKGMTQADIANRNSEVVEAMGMMKNVTANWHQFNIAALEKQSVASYRNGAISNFSRFIRNIMQMLVTGIGAYVVVSTSGRDMTTGGMIMSSIIVGRALAPFDNAIELWKSMSSAIKSYKNINQLFASYKSREEAMPIPNVEGHLTVENIYYSFPVPPYMPQPPVPRYILKGVSFAVQPGEVLAVIGPSAAGKSTLAKVLVGVWKAASGTVRLDSGEIYRWNREDFGKHVGYLPQGIELFSGSIKQNIARMAENADPEKVIEAAKIAGAHEMVLRLPDGYDSDIGTAGSNLSGGQKQRVGLARAFYGNPKLIILDEPNANLDEAGEIALSNSLKQAKARGIAVVVISHRPSVLSVVDKILVLQDGAVALYGTQEELQNRVKLLQNGAIHINE
- the secB gene encoding protein-export chaperone SecB; the encoded protein is MNSNQQEMPHIAINAQYIKDLSFENPDAPKSLVSLERNPQIDLFLDLNISNLPEENFYEVELSIEAKAMSEKHKLFIVDLKYAGVFNLINIAKDQHQMILAIHCPAMIFPFARKIISDVTQDGGFQPLMIDPIDFGALYHKKMRESEN